ATAGATACTGTTCCACAGGTTGGTGATTTCTTTGATGTTTCTGCATTTCTTTTACCATTAATATGCCAACTCTTATTCACCAACTTGGATTCCCCCTTTTTAACAGTTATCACCAGTTCGAAGAGTTGGGGCTGCAACCAAGATATTGAATGAGGGAGTAGATGTGGCAAGGAAGCATAAAGAAGCTTCAAAGACCGATTTCCTTTTGGATCTCTTGCTAAATACTATATGGGAGAAAGGTGAAATGCTTCATCAGGAAGACGAGGCTTCTCAAAAAGAAACTGATCTTAGTGAGGCTGAGACAGTGATTCAATATAAATTCTCTTATGGTGTTGAGAAACCTGTGGCGAAGGAGAAGTCAGATTATGAGGAAGAAATGGATCAGCTGTGGGGTGAGATGGAGAAAGAAATGGCCCAGCTGTGGGGTGTGATTGACTTTGCACTGAGACCTTCCGAGGGTTGTGCCTCTGCTCCTTACAGTATGGAAGGGAGTCTGGTCACACCTTGTGAACCTGTGGTAAGCATTTTAGAACAACATGAGATACGGGTAGTATATTTTCCTGCTACTGAAGACGATGGTGAAGAGATAAGAATCCTTCCAATGATGGACATTAGCGAGGCTACCCTAAAGACAGAGTGCATGACAACTCATAATCTTGGCTCTGGTGTTTTATTGATTAACAATGCAGGTAACAAGTCTTTCAACAACCCTTTGGGAGAAGACACATACGAAGATAGAGTGGCATCACAAATGGCATGTAATAATCTACTAGGCATCTTAAGCAACTGCCAGGAAGATGATCTAAGAAGCATCATTGGGGGTATTATAGATGAAAAGAGGAACGGAAATTTGGAAAATGATAAAAGGAATAAAAAGTAAGAT
This portion of the Papaver somniferum cultivar HN1 chromosome 11, ASM357369v1, whole genome shotgun sequence genome encodes:
- the LOC113321282 gene encoding uncharacterized protein LOC113321282 translates to MLMSEEGNKSKRAKVSSHINMPTEMVSETTAKSLDKDGAQEEKVELTNQVLEEIDIDTVPQLSPVRRVGAATKILNEGVDVARKHKEASKTDFLLDLLLNTIWEKGEMLHQEDEASQKETDLSEAETVIQYKFSYGVEKPVAKEKSDYEEEMDQLWGEMEKEMAQLWGVIDFALRPSEGCASAPYSMEGSLVTPCEPVVSILEQHEIRVVYFPATEDDGEEIRILPMMDISEATLKTECMTTHNLGSGVLLINNAGNKSFNNPLGEDTYEDRVASQMACNNLLGILSNCQEDDLRSIIGGIIDEKRNGNLENDKRNKK